The Neobacillus sp. PS3-34 genome has a window encoding:
- a CDS encoding CBO0543 family protein: MSKKEIISSDKFFQRIHQVEVDYVNHWKEHTLWHWEFWLSVALSIIPWLDFLGLVFGLWHYSGRVLPTIPAFLPWDFTLIPVTLMLWLQFKPTLNPFFKAVIYSSLTSFISEPVFEWIGFYTTVKWSVFYSFPIYIIIYLIADRISKAKSFDTL, encoded by the coding sequence ATCAGTAAAAAAGAAATAATAAGTTCAGATAAATTTTTTCAAAGAATTCATCAAGTAGAAGTAGACTATGTCAACCATTGGAAAGAGCATACGTTATGGCACTGGGAATTTTGGCTTTCAGTAGCCTTATCAATCATTCCTTGGCTTGATTTTTTAGGACTAGTATTTGGGCTTTGGCATTATTCTGGGAGAGTATTGCCTACCATTCCAGCGTTTTTACCTTGGGACTTTACTTTAATACCTGTAACTCTTATGCTTTGGCTACAATTTAAACCAACTTTAAATCCCTTTTTTAAGGCTGTTATTTATTCCTCACTTACTTCTTTTATAAGTGAACCCGTATTTGAATGGATTGGATTTTATACTACTGTAAAATGGAGTGTTTTTTATTCCTTTCCAATATATATTATTATTTATTTAATTGCTGATCGAATTAGTAAGGCTAAATCATTTGATACTTTGTAA